From the Variovorax paradoxus genome, the window GCAGGGCCGGCGACCGGCGCCCATGTCTAGGGCACGCCATCGAAGGGCGCCGTCGGCGGTGCGTCCGAGGAAGACTTGGCGCGGTCGGTGGACTGGTAGGGCGCGGCGCTGTCGGCCTTGTGCGACTGGGCGAGGCGCAGGATCTGCACAGGGGCGGCGCCCTGCGGCGCCCCGGGCGCATCGAGCCGCAACGGCGAAGGCGTGGCCGTGGCGCGCTGGACGGCCGCGGACGACTCGGCCGCGGCGGCGCCGCCCAGTTGGGCGCGCGTGGCGGCTCGCCAGGCGTTGAGCCAGGCTTCCGCCTGTGCAGGGCCACTGGCGGACGCATGGGCAATGGCGAAGGTGGCGCCGCCGGCTTCGCAACCGGTCATGTCGACCCGCACCGATTCGGCACCCAGCGGCAGCGCGCGATCGGCGCGGTCCGGCTTGCACGGCAGCATCGCCACCAGGCCGGATTCGGCGACCGGCACCTCGCGCCAGTTGAAAGTGGGGCTGCAGGCGGCGACCAGGGCTGCCACGGCCAGCGCGGGCCAGGGATGGAGGGCGGACGATGGCATGGGGGAGCGATTATCGGCCGGCCGCACCGGGGCTGGCGGCGCGGCGGAGCGTCGCCAGCGAGATCCTGCGTGCGGAACTAAAATCGCGGCGCCCTCCTCTTCCGAGATGCCATGAAGAAATACATCGCAGTTGCCTCCGTCGTCCTCGCGCTGGCCGCGGGCGTGGGCGTGTACTTCGGCTCCGGCGCCACTGCCGCGCCGGCCTCGACCTTCGTGCTGCTCGACGGCACGCAGAAGAGCACCGCGGACCTCAAGGGCAAGGTCACGCTGGTCAACTTCTGGGCCACCAGTTGCGTGACCTGCGTGGGCGAGATGCCCAAGGTGATCGCCACCTACGACAAGTACAAGGCCCAGGGCTACGACACGCTGGCCGTGGCCATGAGCTACGACCCGCCGAGCTATGTCGTCAATTTCGCCGAGACGCGCAAGCTGCCGTTCAAGGTGGCGATCGACAACACCGGCAGCGTGGCGCAGGCCTGGGGCGATGTCAAACTCAC encodes:
- a CDS encoding TlpA disulfide reductase family protein; its protein translation is MKKYIAVASVVLALAAGVGVYFGSGATAAPASTFVLLDGTQKSTADLKGKVTLVNFWATSCVTCVGEMPKVIATYDKYKAQGYDTLAVAMSYDPPSYVVNFAETRKLPFKVAIDNTGSVAQAWGDVKLTPTTYLVNKRGEIVKRYVGEPDFAELHKLIEKLLAEA